The DNA segment GTGCTCAACTCGACGTCGTCGAATCGCGGGCCCGCCCCCTCGCGCACCCAGGCGATCTTCTTCGCGACGGATTCGGGCAGTCGCTCGACCGGATCGTCCACCAGCGTGCCGGTCCGTGTCGAGCTGCTCAGGATTCCGACGATGTCGGCCTCGCGTCCGGCGAGCCGCAGCATGCGTGGGCTGCCCGCGCCGACGAGGATCGGCGGATGCGGGCGCTGGGCCGGCTTGGGGAATCCATCGAGGCCGTCGATCGTGTAGTGCTTGCCCGCGAAGGTGAGGGGAGCGTCGGCAAA comes from the Candidatus Methylomirabilota bacterium genome and includes:
- a CDS encoding LLM class flavin-dependent oxidoreductase — translated: MLKGLFADAPLTFAGKHYTIDGLDGFPKPAQRPHPPILVGAGSPRMLRLAGREADIVGILSSSTRTGTLVDDPVERLPESVAKKIAWVREGAGPRFDDVELSTVLAPIITDAPRREAEALIGGRGWSGVTPEDVLAMPSIVLGPVGRIVDTLEERRERFGFSYYVVSDAALGPFVPVVARLRGR